One region of Salvelinus sp. IW2-2015 linkage group LG1, ASM291031v2, whole genome shotgun sequence genomic DNA includes:
- the LOC111964004 gene encoding ectonucleoside triphosphate diphosphohydrolase 8: protein MKMSMVKQAAMAVMVVAMGCMAVIALILTLVQHHSVDLPHRMQYGMVFDAGSTHTSLYMYRWPGNKENNTGVVSQMLVCDVDGNGISSYAQDPPAAGLSLRKCLDSALAVIPANQLRETPVYLGATAGMRLLQLQNQPQSDQVLEQVTKVIQGYPFDFRGARILSGMEEGAYGWITTNYLQEGFIKHGFEGGWVRPKGRKIWGALDMGGSSTQIAFTPSQPVRDPASALGPKLYGYQYEVYTHSYLCYGKEQTMRQLQVHLLKMSGSTRPVNHPCYHLGDNLTLTLGDLYDSPCVARPVTFDPASVVTFTGTSEPRQCLNQIKNITNLDACSLAPDCGFNGVYQPPVSGNFFAFSAYYYTFDFLGLAPQSSLSQATTTIDTFCKRTWNSLKKEYAVKDKYLRDYCASANYIMTVLLDGYKFNQTWGNIYFQRQVADTDIGWTLGYMLNLTNMIPSELPLVVTGVQRSQWAAEVFFIVFAVFLSLMVLVLMWLWNPQDGQGNK, encoded by the exons ATGAAGATGTCAATGGTGAAACAGGCAGCAATGGCTGTGATGGTGGTAGCGATGGGATGCATGGCCGTCATCGCTCTAATCCTCACATTAGTTCAGCACCACTCAGTGGATCTCCCCCATCGCATGCAG TATGGGATGGTGTTTGACGCTGGatccacacacacttctctctacaTGTACCGTTGGCCTGGCAACAAAGAAAACAACACTGGGGTGGTGTCACAGATGCTGGTCTGTGATGTTGATG GAAATGGTATCTCTAGCTATGCCCAGGACCCCCCTGCTGCAGGGCTCAGTCTGAGGAAGTGCCTGGACAGTGCACTGGCAGTCATCCCTGCCAACCAGCTGAGGGAAACTCCTGTGTACCTTGGTGCTACCGCTGGCATGCGACTCTTGCA GCTACAGAATCAACCCCAGTCTGATCAGGTTTTGGAGCAGGTAACCAAGGTGATCCAGGGGTATCCCTTTGACTTTCGGGGGGCACGGATTCTCTCTGGGATGGAGGAAGGGGCTTACGGATGGATCACCACCAACTATCTACAAGAGGGCTTCATCAAG CACGGCTTTGAGGGAGGATGGGTGCGTCCTAAAGGAAGGAAGATCTGGGGTGCCCTAGATATGGGAGGCTCTTCCACCCAGATAGCCTTTACCCCCAGCCAGCCTGTACGGGACCCTGCCTCCGCCCTGGGACCCAAGCTCTATGGTTACCAATATGAGGTGTACACACACAGCTACCTGTGCTATGGCAAGGAGCAGACCATGAGGCAGCTACAGGTTCATCTTCTCAAG ATGAGTGGGTCTACCCGCCCAGTCAACCACCCCTGCTACCACCTGGGTGACAACCTAACCCTGACTCTGGGTGACCTCTATGACTCCCCCTGCGTGGCCAGACCTGTGACCTTTGACCCAGCCTCAGTGGTCACCTTCACAGGGACCAGTGAGCCACGTCAGTGTCTCAACCAGATAAAGAACATCACGAACCTGGATGCCTGCTCCCTGGCCCCTGACTGTGGCTTCAACGGGGTCTACCAGCCCCCTGTCAGTGGAAACTTCTTT GCTTTCTCAGCATACTATTACACCTTTGACTTCCTTGGTCTGGCTCCTCAGTCCTCTCTGTCTCAGGCTACCACCACTATAGACACTTTCTGCAAAAGGACCTGGAACTCG CTCAAGAAAGAGTATGCTGTAAAAGACAAGTACCTTCGTGATTACTGTGCCTCAGCCAACTACATAATGACAGTACTACTAGACGGCTACAAGTTCAACCAGACCTGGGGAAACATATACTTCCAGAGACAG GTGGCAGACACAGACATTGGCTGGACGCTGGGCTACATGTTGAACCTGACCAACATGATCCCCTCAGAGCTCCCCCtggtggtgacaggtgtgcagcGCAGCCAGTGGGCAGCAGAGGTCTTCTTCATTGTGTTTGCTGTGTTCCTCAGCCTGATGGTACTGGTCCTAATGTGGCTCTGGAACCCACAGGACGGACAAGGCAACAAATGA